Proteins from a genomic interval of Bradyrhizobium sp. CCGB01:
- a CDS encoding NAD-glutamate dehydrogenase, with protein sequence MEDMMAWRDDKARATLIRDAAGSVAPGKSPQAFAEPLFGYSNIEDLDNYDAASLALLAEHAWEHVQRRTSGSADIRVVNPTLPNGREISVLEILNDNMPFLYDSTMAELAEQGIEVTLVAHPIIAVERDAEGKLLRFYGETLPEGARGARESLIHLHITRLDADADRQKLVDGLTRALNNVRACVTDWRAMRDRVEEAIKTFSSNPPPLPIDEVAEANQFLQWLCTDNFTFLGVREYRFSPDGDASDDITTGEGLGILRDPDVKVLRRGNEMVVMTSEIREFMHEPTLLIVIKANVSSLVHRRIRMDYVGIKLYAPDGRLEGELRVVGLFTSGAYTRSVRQIPYVRHKVSRVLQRAGFDPNGHSGKALMHILEDYPRDELFQIDVDTLYNFVIEVLILYERPRVRALARVDKFDRFVSILTFIPRDKYDTDVRTRVGAFLSQVYKGTLSASYVSFPEGALARVHFIVGRYEGKTPVVERATLEAGISAIAATWIDKLKAALTATTDGMRARMIANRYAQAFSGGYTEVFTAEQAIADIATIEKLTPARPVTISVHRDKDEDDLRRFGLKVFSDAAPLSLSYRVPVIENHGLRVVNERTYQIVPGNRPEPVWLHDMTIETSDGRPIEITPEFSHRLQASIMAVVTDRAESDGYNALVLRTALGWREVSTIRALSRYLHQIRAPFTQDYMWETLRKNAAITANLVALFQARLDPRLVLTDRERLAREATLLAEIEEQLKSVASLDEDRILRRFTNLVQSTIRTNLWQIGEDGHPRPVISFKFDARRIDDLPAPRPLYEIFVYSPRVEGIHLRFGKVARGGLRWSDRPQDFRTEILGLVKAQQVKNAVIVPVGAKGGFVPKRLPPPSNRDAWLAEGTEAYRIFVRSLLELTDNLDGDVVVPPDSTMRHDGDDPYLVVAADKGTATFSDVANAISAEKNHWLGDAFASGGSQGYDHKKMGITARGAWEAVKRHFRELGTDIQTMPFTVAGVGDMSGDVFGNGMLLSPATRLVAAFDHRDIFIDPSPDLSTSFAERKRLFDLPRSSWQDYDKSLISQGGGVFPRTLKAIPLAPEVRGLLDLDKEQATPFEVMTAILKARTDLLWFGGIGTYIRASAESDDQAGDRANDPIRIAGADVRARVIGEGANLGVTQRGRIEAAQKGVKLNTDAIDNSAGVNTSDVEVNIKVALARPEREGRLSFADRNSLLAAMTDEVGTLVLRNNYLQTLALSLAERKGVAETGFLTRLMQSLERRGLLSRAVEFLPDDAALAERTRRGQALTRPELAVLLAYAKLTLYEDLLVTSVPDDPYLARRLSLYFPREVPDKFRTAVELHRLRREIIATSLVNAVINRGGPACVVRLTDETDADISTIVMAQVAVDAIYELRRLNDAIDALDTRIDGQLQLGLYATVQDLLISRMVWYVRNVDFKDGLEAVIGRFGPGIREIAASLDTTLPPDLQAARSKRRQELTDAGVPAGLAGELADLDALIAAPDIVTIAERTSRAISDAAATFFAAEANFRLDRIIAAARSVPANDYFERMAIDRAVEQIASAERRLAADMLATGQSGQQAVETWLAAHPEAARIRRSVEEIAASGLTLAKLTVAANLLGDLVKV encoded by the coding sequence ATGGAGGACATGATGGCGTGGCGTGACGACAAGGCCCGGGCAACCCTGATCCGCGATGCAGCCGGCAGCGTGGCGCCGGGCAAGAGCCCCCAGGCCTTTGCCGAGCCCCTGTTCGGCTACAGCAACATCGAGGATCTCGACAATTACGACGCCGCCTCGCTCGCCCTCCTGGCGGAGCACGCCTGGGAGCATGTGCAGCGGCGTACGTCGGGCAGCGCCGATATCCGCGTGGTCAATCCGACGTTGCCGAACGGGCGCGAGATTTCCGTGCTCGAGATTCTCAACGACAACATGCCTTTCCTGTACGACTCCACGATGGCGGAACTCGCCGAGCAGGGCATCGAAGTCACCCTCGTCGCCCACCCGATCATCGCCGTGGAGCGCGATGCCGAGGGCAAGCTGCTGCGGTTCTACGGCGAGACACTGCCGGAGGGAGCGAGAGGCGCCCGCGAAAGCCTGATTCACCTCCACATCACCCGCCTGGACGCCGACGCCGATCGCCAGAAGCTGGTCGATGGACTGACCAGGGCATTGAACAACGTCCGCGCCTGCGTCACCGACTGGCGCGCCATGCGTGATCGCGTCGAGGAAGCAATCAAGACGTTCTCTTCCAATCCGCCGCCGCTGCCGATCGACGAGGTCGCCGAAGCCAATCAGTTCCTGCAATGGCTCTGCACGGACAATTTCACGTTCCTCGGCGTGCGCGAATATCGCTTCTCACCCGACGGCGATGCGTCGGACGATATTACAACCGGCGAAGGCCTCGGCATCCTGCGCGATCCGGATGTGAAGGTCCTGCGCCGCGGCAATGAAATGGTGGTGATGACGTCGGAAATTCGCGAGTTCATGCACGAGCCGACCCTGCTGATCGTCATCAAGGCCAATGTCTCGAGCCTCGTCCATCGGCGCATCCGGATGGATTATGTGGGCATCAAGCTCTATGCACCCGACGGCCGGCTCGAAGGCGAATTGCGCGTCGTCGGCCTGTTTACCTCCGGCGCCTATACCCGCTCGGTGCGGCAGATCCCTTATGTGCGCCACAAGGTTTCGCGGGTGCTGCAGCGCGCCGGCTTCGACCCGAACGGCCATTCGGGCAAGGCGCTCATGCATATCCTCGAAGATTATCCGCGTGACGAGCTGTTCCAGATCGACGTCGATACGCTCTACAACTTCGTCATCGAGGTCCTGATCCTCTACGAGCGCCCGCGCGTCCGGGCGCTGGCGCGGGTCGACAAGTTCGATCGCTTCGTCTCCATTCTCACCTTCATTCCACGCGACAAATACGACACCGACGTCCGCACGCGCGTCGGAGCCTTCCTGTCGCAGGTCTACAAGGGAACCCTGTCGGCTTCCTACGTATCATTCCCTGAAGGCGCGCTTGCGCGCGTCCATTTCATCGTCGGGCGCTATGAAGGCAAGACGCCCGTCGTCGAGCGCGCCACGCTCGAAGCCGGCATCAGCGCCATTGCCGCGACCTGGATCGACAAGCTGAAGGCCGCGCTCACCGCGACGACCGACGGCATGCGGGCGCGCATGATCGCCAATCGTTATGCCCAGGCCTTTAGCGGCGGCTATACCGAGGTTTTCACGGCGGAGCAGGCCATCGCCGACATCGCCACCATCGAAAAGCTGACGCCAGCCCGCCCGGTGACGATTTCGGTGCACCGCGACAAGGACGAGGACGATCTCCGGCGCTTCGGCCTGAAGGTGTTCTCCGACGCCGCACCGCTATCGCTGTCCTATCGCGTGCCGGTGATCGAAAATCACGGCCTGCGCGTGGTCAACGAACGCACCTATCAGATCGTGCCCGGGAACAGGCCGGAGCCGGTCTGGCTGCACGACATGACGATCGAGACCAGTGACGGCCGGCCGATCGAGATCACCCCGGAATTCAGCCATCGCCTGCAAGCCTCGATCATGGCGGTGGTCACCGATCGCGCCGAATCTGACGGATACAATGCCCTGGTCCTGCGCACCGCGCTCGGCTGGCGCGAAGTCTCGACCATCCGTGCCCTGTCGCGCTATTTGCACCAGATCCGCGCTCCGTTCACCCAGGATTACATGTGGGAGACCTTGCGCAAGAACGCCGCGATCACGGCCAACCTTGTTGCGCTGTTCCAGGCCCGCCTCGATCCACGCCTCGTCCTGACCGATCGCGAGCGTTTGGCGCGCGAGGCGACGCTCCTTGCCGAGATCGAGGAGCAGCTCAAATCCGTCGCCTCGCTCGATGAAGATCGCATCCTGCGCCGCTTCACCAATCTGGTGCAGTCGACCATCCGCACCAATCTGTGGCAGATCGGCGAAGACGGACATCCGCGTCCGGTCATCTCCTTCAAGTTCGACGCGCGGCGGATCGACGATTTGCCGGCGCCGCGACCTCTCTACGAGATCTTCGTCTATTCGCCGCGGGTCGAAGGCATTCACCTTCGCTTCGGTAAGGTCGCGCGCGGCGGCTTGCGCTGGTCCGACCGGCCGCAGGATTTCCGCACCGAGATCCTGGGCCTCGTGAAGGCGCAGCAGGTCAAGAACGCCGTGATCGTGCCGGTCGGTGCCAAGGGCGGCTTCGTGCCCAAGCGCCTGCCGCCGCCTTCCAATCGCGACGCCTGGCTCGCGGAAGGCACGGAGGCCTATCGCATCTTCGTGCGCTCGCTGCTCGAGCTCACCGATAATCTCGACGGCGACGTCGTCGTGCCGCCCGACTCAACCATGCGCCATGACGGCGACGACCCCTACCTCGTGGTCGCCGCCGACAAGGGCACCGCCACCTTCTCCGATGTCGCCAACGCGATCTCGGCCGAGAAGAACCATTGGCTCGGCGATGCCTTCGCATCCGGCGGCAGCCAGGGCTACGACCACAAGAAGATGGGGATCACGGCGCGCGGCGCCTGGGAGGCGGTCAAGCGCCACTTCCGCGAGCTCGGCACCGACATCCAGACCATGCCGTTCACCGTTGCCGGCGTCGGCGACATGTCCGGCGACGTCTTCGGCAACGGCATGCTGCTCTCGCCGGCGACAAGGCTCGTGGCGGCCTTCGATCACCGCGATATCTTCATCGATCCTTCGCCCGACCTTTCGACCAGCTTCGCCGAGCGCAAGCGTCTGTTCGACCTGCCGCGATCGAGCTGGCAGGACTACGACAAGTCGCTGATCTCGCAGGGCGGCGGCGTGTTCCCGCGCACGCTCAAGGCGATCCCGCTCGCGCCGGAAGTACGCGGCCTGCTCGATCTCGACAAGGAGCAGGCCACGCCGTTCGAGGTGATGACGGCGATCCTGAAAGCGCGCACGGACCTGTTGTGGTTTGGCGGCATCGGCACCTATATCCGCGCATCGGCGGAGAGCGACGATCAGGCCGGCGACCGCGCCAACGATCCGATCCGCATCGCAGGCGCCGATGTTCGCGCCCGGGTGATCGGCGAAGGCGCCAATCTCGGCGTCACCCAGCGCGGCCGCATCGAAGCGGCGCAGAAGGGCGTCAAGCTCAACACCGACGCCATCGACAATTCGGCCGGCGTCAACACCTCCGACGTCGAGGTCAATATCAAGGTCGCGCTGGCGCGCCCCGAACGCGAGGGACGTCTCAGCTTCGCCGACCGCAACAGCCTGCTTGCCGCGATGACCGACGAGGTCGGCACGCTGGTGCTGCGCAACAACTATCTGCAGACGCTGGCGCTCTCGCTGGCCGAACGCAAGGGCGTGGCCGAGACCGGCTTCCTCACCCGCCTGATGCAGTCGCTCGAGCGGCGCGGCCTGCTCAGCCGCGCGGTGGAGTTCCTGCCCGACGACGCAGCGCTCGCCGAGCGTACACGGCGCGGCCAGGCCCTGACGCGGCCCGAGCTTGCCGTGCTGCTCGCCTACGCCAAGCTGACGCTCTACGAGGACCTGCTCGTCACCAGCGTGCCGGACGATCCTTATCTCGCCCGCAGACTGTCCCTGTATTTTCCGCGCGAAGTTCCCGATAAATTCCGGACCGCGGTCGAGCTCCATCGCCTGCGACGCGAGATCATCGCGACCAGTCTCGTCAATGCCGTGATCAACCGCGGCGGCCCGGCGTGTGTCGTGCGCCTGACCGACGAGACCGACGCCGATATCTCCACCATCGTCATGGCGCAGGTGGCGGTCGACGCGATCTACGAGCTCAGGCGGCTCAATGACGCGATCGACGCGCTCGACACCCGCATCGACGGGCAGTTGCAGCTCGGCCTCTACGCGACGGTCCAGGATCTCTTGATTTCCCGCATGGTCTGGTACGTGCGCAATGTCGATTTCAAGGACGGCCTCGAGGCGGTGATCGGACGTTTTGGCCCGGGTATCCGCGAGATCGCGGCCTCCCTCGACACCACCCTGCCGCCGGACCTGCAGGCCGCGCGCAGCAAGCGGCGCCAGGAACTCACCGATGCCGGCGTCCCGGCCGGCCTCGCCGGCGAGCTCGCCGATCTCGACGCGCTGATCGCGGCACCCGATATCGTGACGATCGCCGAGCGCACCTCCCGCGCCATCAGCGATGCCGCCGCAACCTTCTTCGCCGCCGAGGCGAATTTCCGTCTCGACCGCATCATCGCGGCCGCGCGCAGCGTGCCGGCAAACGATTATTTCGAGCGCATGGCGATCGATCGCGCCGTTGAGCAGATCGCCAGCGCCGAAAGAAGACTGGCCGCGGATATGCTGGCCACCGGCCAGTCCGGCCAGCAGGCCGTCGAGACCTGGCTTGCGGCTCACCCCGAAGCGGCGCGCATCCGTCGCTCGGTCGAGGAGATTGCTGCCAGCGGCCTGACGCTCGCCAAGCTGACGGTGGCGGCGAACCTGCTGGGGGATCTGGTCAAAGTCTGA